In one Catenovulum adriaticum genomic region, the following are encoded:
- a CDS encoding 3-phosphoglycerate dehydrogenase family protein produces MKKIRTYNNIADKGLNQFPTQTYQASSDQQTPDAILLRSHKLHNETLPKSVLAVARAGAGVNNIPVNDYTQQGIVVFNTPGANANAVKELVMASLLLSARGITQSMNYVKSLIDITDDNERHQKVEAGKKQFGGFELQDKTLGVVGLGAIGAKVANMALSLGMKVIGYDPKLSVEAAWQLSSQVTKADNLNSLLARSDYVTLHVPAVESTIGFINQESLTSVKEGATLINLARGELVNETDVIHALDTGKLNAYVADFPTANLIKHDKAILFPHLGASTAEAEENCAVMAANQLIDFLENGNIKNSVNFPTINMERTQGDRITFANDNVPKVLGEVLNLLADLNINVIDLVNKSRDDIAYTILDIDQTVTPELIDKIAQVEHVFHVRAV; encoded by the coding sequence ATGAAAAAAATTAGAACTTACAATAATATTGCCGATAAAGGCTTAAACCAATTTCCAACTCAGACTTATCAAGCTTCTTCCGATCAACAAACACCAGACGCTATTTTATTGCGCAGTCATAAACTGCATAACGAAACTTTACCTAAATCCGTATTAGCAGTTGCCCGAGCTGGTGCTGGGGTTAATAATATTCCCGTAAACGATTACACTCAACAAGGGATTGTCGTATTTAATACCCCTGGAGCCAATGCTAACGCCGTAAAAGAACTAGTCATGGCCAGTTTATTATTAAGTGCCCGCGGTATAACGCAAAGCATGAATTATGTAAAAAGCTTGATTGATATCACAGACGATAATGAACGCCACCAAAAAGTAGAAGCGGGTAAAAAACAATTTGGTGGATTTGAGCTGCAAGATAAAACCCTTGGAGTCGTTGGCTTAGGCGCGATTGGTGCTAAAGTAGCGAATATGGCATTAAGTTTAGGCATGAAAGTAATAGGCTATGATCCTAAATTAAGTGTAGAAGCGGCATGGCAATTATCTAGCCAAGTCACTAAAGCTGATAACCTTAACTCTTTATTAGCCCGCTCAGATTATGTTACTTTGCATGTCCCCGCTGTTGAATCAACAATAGGCTTTATTAACCAAGAATCGCTAACCAGTGTCAAAGAAGGCGCGACTCTCATTAATTTAGCCCGGGGCGAATTAGTTAATGAAACCGATGTAATCCATGCACTGGATACAGGTAAATTAAATGCCTATGTCGCCGACTTTCCTACTGCTAACTTAATCAAACATGATAAAGCCATATTATTTCCGCATTTGGGTGCAAGTACCGCTGAAGCTGAAGAAAACTGTGCTGTTATGGCAGCGAACCAATTAATCGACTTTTTAGAAAACGGTAATATTAAAAATTCGGTTAATTTTCCAACCATTAATATGGAACGAACTCAAGGCGATAGAATTACTTTTGCTAATGATAATGTGCCAAAGGTATTAGGCGAAGTCCTAAATTTACTAGCTGATTTAAATATTAACGTGATCGATTTAGTTAATAAAAGCCGGGATGATATTGCCTACACGATTTTAGACATTGACCAAACCGTCACGCCCGAGTTAATTGACAAAATAGCTCAGGTAGAACATGTTTTTCATGTTCGAGCGGTGTAG
- a CDS encoding phosphoserine transaminase, with translation MKPSLKPNNPNFSSGPCTKRPGYNLAELDTASLGRSHRSSLGKNKLKQAIDETARLLNLPAGYKVGIVPGSDTGAMEMAMWSLLGQRPVDVFSWESFGSGWATEILKQLKLDDANSFTAPYGELPDFSQANSDHDIVFTWNGTTSGVKVNNANWISDDRQGLTICDATSAVFAMPIPWEKIDVATFSWQKVLGGEGAHGVIILSPRAVERLENYTPSWPMPKIFTLAKSGKLISGIFEGATINTPSMLCVEDYLDALNWVESIGGLSAAIAKSEANLQIFKDFVQQNDWIDFLAESDDICSNTSVCFQLKADEAQVKTIIKLLDSEQVAYDIGAYRDAPAGLRVWCGATVEADDLKALLPWLSWAYQTATA, from the coding sequence ATGAAACCCAGCTTAAAACCCAATAACCCAAACTTTTCATCTGGTCCTTGCACAAAAAGACCTGGCTATAATTTAGCTGAGTTAGACACTGCATCTTTAGGACGGTCACACCGCAGTAGCTTGGGTAAAAATAAATTAAAACAAGCCATAGATGAAACGGCTCGTCTGCTTAATTTACCTGCAGGTTATAAGGTTGGGATTGTGCCTGGCTCTGATACAGGCGCCATGGAAATGGCAATGTGGTCATTACTAGGGCAACGTCCGGTTGATGTATTTTCTTGGGAATCTTTTGGCTCTGGCTGGGCAACAGAAATTCTTAAACAGCTTAAGTTAGATGATGCTAATTCATTCACCGCGCCTTATGGAGAATTACCTGATTTTAGTCAGGCAAATTCAGATCATGATATTGTCTTTACTTGGAATGGCACAACCTCAGGGGTAAAAGTAAATAATGCAAACTGGATTAGCGATGACCGTCAGGGCTTAACCATATGTGATGCGACCAGCGCCGTTTTTGCAATGCCAATACCATGGGAAAAAATTGATGTAGCAACCTTCAGTTGGCAAAAAGTGCTAGGCGGTGAAGGCGCTCACGGCGTTATTATTTTAAGCCCACGAGCCGTCGAACGGTTAGAAAACTATACCCCAAGTTGGCCAATGCCTAAAATATTCACGTTAGCAAAAAGTGGTAAATTAATTTCAGGTATTTTCGAAGGTGCAACCATTAATACCCCATCTATGTTATGTGTTGAAGATTATTTAGATGCGCTAAATTGGGTTGAAAGTATTGGTGGCTTATCTGCTGCAATTGCAAAAAGTGAAGCTAATTTGCAAATATTTAAAGACTTTGTACAGCAGAATGACTGGATTGACTTCTTAGCTGAATCTGACGACATTTGTTCTAATACCAGTGTATGTTTTCAGCTAAAAGCAGACGAAGCACAAGTAAAAACCATCATCAAATTATTAGATTCAGAACAAGTCGCTTACGATATTGGTGCATACCGAGATGCACCTGCTGGCCTTAGAGTTTGGTGCGGTGCAACCGTTGAAGCTGACGACTTAAAAGCTTTATTACCTTGGTTAAGCTGGGCGTATCAAACCGCAACAGCTTAA
- a CDS encoding DUF2254 domain-containing protein, producing the protein MFTPRKVADRYRDLISSIGFYPSLLSILFLVFAFLSISLEFNPHVIELKSSMQFMLLDTPDNARTLLSILIGSTISLTVFSFSMVMIVLNQASSALSPRVIPGLITRKSHQLVLGVYLGSIIYATVMLINIKTGQSVEGDIPSLGILFALLFGLICLALFVYFIHSISKAIQVDNVLNELFQNTLTEIKALYTRQDRQATPDIPDFEQWFTLCSDKAGYFKGVDTKKLCVILKQNEIQLFIAVKQGYFTVEGYPFLKCSKDLSAQEALKNQILNCFVFYIEEFISDHYRYGLTQISEIAVKAMSPGINDPGTAVKAIDMLSILIIERLGLEDINYSYSDSDDADPLLFIHETSLMELMHDNFTPIRHYAKSDAYVMANVLEAFKNIIFVANKKSNELATIYAYLNSIIIDIDTHTDNPFDRQEIADMINAIKKINPKIAQTALSHFEV; encoded by the coding sequence ATGTTTACACCCCGAAAAGTTGCCGACCGGTATCGTGATTTAATTAGCAGCATTGGATTTTACCCATCATTATTAAGTATTTTATTTTTAGTCTTTGCTTTTCTTAGTATTTCACTTGAATTTAATCCCCATGTAATTGAGCTTAAATCTTCAATGCAATTTATGTTATTAGATACACCTGATAACGCTCGTACCTTATTAAGCATTTTAATTGGCAGCACCATTTCGTTAACGGTTTTTAGCTTTTCAATGGTAATGATAGTACTTAATCAGGCAAGCTCGGCTTTATCGCCGAGAGTCATTCCGGGCTTGATTACCCGAAAGTCACATCAACTAGTTTTAGGGGTTTATTTAGGTTCAATTATTTATGCTACGGTAATGTTAATTAATATTAAGACGGGTCAATCAGTAGAAGGCGATATTCCTAGTTTAGGGATTTTATTTGCCCTGTTATTTGGTTTAATTTGTTTAGCATTATTTGTTTATTTTATTCACTCGATTTCAAAAGCGATTCAGGTTGATAATGTATTAAATGAATTATTTCAAAATACGTTGACTGAAATTAAAGCCTTATATACCCGCCAAGACAGACAAGCAACCCCGGATATTCCTGATTTTGAACAATGGTTTACGTTGTGCAGCGATAAAGCTGGCTACTTTAAAGGAGTAGATACTAAAAAATTATGTGTCATTTTAAAACAAAATGAAATTCAATTATTTATTGCGGTTAAACAAGGCTATTTCACGGTTGAAGGCTACCCTTTTTTAAAATGCAGTAAAGACTTATCAGCGCAAGAAGCACTTAAAAATCAAATCTTAAATTGCTTTGTTTTTTATATTGAAGAATTTATTAGCGATCATTATCGCTATGGATTAACTCAAATATCAGAAATTGCCGTTAAAGCCATGAGCCCTGGCATTAACGATCCGGGCACAGCCGTTAAAGCAATCGATATGTTAAGCATACTGATTATTGAAAGGCTTGGCTTGGAAGATATCAATTATTCTTACAGTGATTCAGACGACGCTGACCCCTTATTATTTATTCACGAAACTTCATTAATGGAGCTAATGCACGATAATTTTACGCCTATTCGCCACTACGCAAAATCAGATGCTTACGTAATGGCAAATGTATTAGAGGCCTTTAAAAATATTATTTTTGTTGCTAATAAAAAATCTAATGAGCTTGCCACTATTTATGCTTATCTAAATTCAATCATTATCGATATAGATACACATACAGATAATCCGTTTGATCGTCAGGAAATAGCCGACATGATAAATGCGATCAAAAAAATAAATCCCAAAATAGCTCAGACAGCCTTAAGCCACTTCGAAGTATAA
- a CDS encoding multiheme c-type cytochrome: MNKNYLYGLVLACFFSTSFFNLLHADPASLTNAEFVGSGECKSCHLDEYKSWQQSDHFKAMQEPTSETVLANFNNKTVEFHNIKSRFFKKDNDFFVETIGKGGKPQRYKIKYTFGYHPLQQYLVDTGNGHIQALNIAWDSRDKSEGGQKWYHLQPDEDITPEHPFFWSGHFQNWNTRCAECHSTNVVKNYNPKQMSYHTTFSEINVACEACHGPASEHVKLAKSDNLTKDNLALAFTKPAKINWTWKEGDPIANPEGEPSTSHIDMCGGCHSRRMPLKEIKVGTDYHDQYRLELLGENLYFDDGQIQDEVFVLGSFLQSKMHQNGVTCQNCHNPHSGKLVAEGNSLCAQCHAPTTFDTPKHHKHPADSSGAECVSCHMPTRTYMGVDDRRDHSFKIPHPDITQTDKPNACTNCHQDKNNQWAADELQKWPVNIEQSKWVLANQKARSQDSLGVAKIAASASDAQLPAIMRATLYQALANFPSQISVQAAKLALMDSNPLIRRSAVSSLAGLPADMRWQILEPMLNDQNTSVRFEVAAMLADVLDGLSNSARQKISGLLDEYETSIKLMEDSPSSQVSLANLAMRRNQPKKAEQAYLTALKLTPAYIPALLNLADLYRSQGNSVKEEKLLKEALEIMPDSSAVQHSYGLLLIRSKQYNKAIPYLKEAAELEDAQPRYAYVYAVALDGVKQTARAIEALKAADKRWPNQYELLATQILFMEKLGLTNQILRPLSKLSMIAPNAPQVQSWVQQYARQ; encoded by the coding sequence ATGAATAAAAATTATCTTTATGGGTTGGTATTAGCCTGCTTTTTTTCAACCAGTTTTTTTAATCTATTACACGCAGATCCAGCTTCCCTAACTAATGCAGAATTTGTAGGTTCAGGTGAATGTAAAAGTTGTCACCTAGATGAATACAAAAGCTGGCAACAATCTGATCATTTCAAAGCCATGCAGGAACCAACATCTGAAACGGTTTTAGCTAATTTTAATAATAAGACGGTCGAATTTCATAATATAAAAAGTCGTTTTTTTAAAAAAGATAACGATTTTTTTGTTGAAACCATAGGTAAAGGTGGCAAACCTCAGCGTTATAAAATTAAGTACACCTTTGGTTACCACCCACTCCAACAATATTTAGTAGATACGGGTAATGGTCATATTCAAGCGCTCAATATCGCTTGGGATAGCCGGGATAAAAGTGAAGGCGGACAAAAGTGGTATCACTTACAACCCGATGAAGATATCACGCCAGAGCATCCTTTTTTCTGGTCTGGTCATTTTCAAAACTGGAATACACGTTGTGCTGAATGTCACAGTACCAATGTAGTTAAAAATTATAATCCAAAACAAATGAGTTATCACACCACATTTTCAGAAATCAATGTGGCTTGTGAAGCCTGCCATGGCCCGGCCAGTGAACATGTAAAATTGGCAAAAAGTGATAATTTAACAAAAGATAATCTTGCATTGGCTTTTACCAAACCAGCAAAAATAAACTGGACTTGGAAAGAAGGCGATCCTATTGCGAATCCAGAAGGTGAACCTAGCACTTCCCATATTGATATGTGTGGTGGCTGTCACTCTCGCCGGATGCCATTAAAAGAGATAAAAGTAGGTACCGATTACCATGACCAATACCGATTAGAGTTATTAGGCGAAAATTTATACTTTGATGACGGCCAAATTCAAGACGAAGTATTTGTATTGGGTTCATTTTTACAAAGTAAAATGCATCAAAATGGGGTCACTTGCCAAAATTGTCATAATCCGCACTCTGGTAAGCTTGTAGCCGAAGGCAACAGCTTGTGCGCGCAGTGTCATGCGCCAACTACATTTGATACACCAAAACATCATAAACATCCAGCAGATTCATCAGGGGCTGAATGTGTAAGCTGTCATATGCCAACCCGCACCTACATGGGGGTAGATGATAGACGTGACCATAGCTTTAAAATACCGCATCCAGATATAACACAAACTGACAAACCTAACGCGTGTACTAACTGCCATCAAGATAAAAATAATCAATGGGCAGCAGATGAACTACAAAAATGGCCAGTTAATATTGAACAAAGTAAATGGGTTCTAGCCAACCAAAAAGCCCGTAGTCAAGATTCATTGGGTGTTGCAAAAATAGCTGCATCGGCGAGCGATGCGCAATTACCTGCTATTATGCGCGCCACTTTATATCAAGCGTTGGCCAATTTTCCGTCTCAAATTTCGGTTCAAGCGGCGAAGTTAGCTTTAATGGATTCTAATCCGTTAATCCGCCGGTCTGCGGTGTCATCGTTAGCCGGTTTGCCAGCAGATATGCGCTGGCAAATATTAGAACCTATGTTGAATGATCAAAATACCAGCGTTCGATTTGAAGTTGCCGCCATGCTAGCTGATGTACTTGATGGTTTATCGAACAGCGCGCGCCAAAAAATTAGCGGTTTATTAGATGAATACGAAACCAGTATTAAATTGATGGAAGATTCCCCATCCTCACAAGTCAGCTTAGCCAATCTGGCGATGCGTCGAAACCAACCTAAAAAGGCTGAGCAAGCTTATTTAACCGCATTAAAACTAACGCCTGCTTACATTCCCGCGCTACTTAATTTAGCTGATTTATATCGCTCGCAAGGGAACAGTGTAAAAGAAGAAAAGCTATTAAAAGAAGCGCTTGAAATTATGCCTGACAGCAGTGCAGTGCAACATTCTTACGGCTTATTATTAATTCGTTCTAAACAGTACAATAAAGCCATTCCTTACTTAAAAGAAGCAGCGGAACTTGAAGATGCACAGCCAAGATATGCGTACGTATATGCGGTGGCTTTAGATGGTGTTAAACAGACAGCGCGCGCCATTGAAGCGCTTAAAGCAGCCGATAAACGCTGGCCAAACCAATATGAGCTGTTAGCCACTCAGATTCTCTTTATGGAAAAGCTGGGGCTCACTAATCAAATATTAAGGCCTTTATCTAAATTATCTATGATTGCACCGAATGCTCCTCAGGTTCAAAGCTGGGTACAACAATACGCTCGCCAATAA
- a CDS encoding DUF2062 domain-containing protein gives MPKKLIQRCLPDHHKIKSQKSLKIFGSLLHDPNLWHLNRKSVAGAFALGLFNAFIPVPFQMWLSAAGAILFRVNLPLAVVIVWLTNPFTIPPIFFGCYLLGATVLGQEPLQFHFQLSWDWLVQSMGTIGPSLIVGCLICATFFSILGYFVMNMVWRFSVKKNWQKRQTKRDTKLP, from the coding sequence ATGCCCAAAAAATTGATACAGCGATGTTTACCAGATCATCACAAAATAAAAAGTCAGAAATCCTTAAAAATTTTTGGCTCTCTGCTACATGATCCCAACCTATGGCATTTAAACCGAAAATCGGTTGCGGGTGCCTTTGCGTTAGGCTTATTTAATGCGTTTATTCCGGTGCCATTTCAAATGTGGCTGTCAGCCGCCGGTGCCATTTTGTTTAGAGTTAATTTACCCCTTGCCGTTGTAATTGTATGGCTGACCAATCCTTTTACCATTCCGCCTATCTTTTTTGGCTGTTACCTATTGGGTGCGACTGTGCTTGGCCAAGAGCCTCTTCAGTTTCATTTTCAGCTTAGTTGGGACTGGCTGGTGCAAAGTATGGGCACCATTGGCCCGTCGTTAATTGTCGGCTGTTTAATTTGCGCCACTTTTTTTTCAATTCTAGGTTATTTTGTCATGAACATGGTATGGCGATTTTCAGTCAAAAAGAACTGGCAAAAAAGACAAACAAAACGCGACACTAAACTACCTTAA
- a CDS encoding DNA internalization-related competence protein ComEC/Rec2: protein MEALLLAFISGNFLANVFPTLLSVNECVVTIAIILVLLQQGLFRAAACLIGFVTVSVAMILQLAWQPTQLDISTDINITGRVSTLVKSEKQQVRFNLLLDCVQNPSLGSIQTPALSKDTCPEPLQEKFQETAQSFLIKPKVRLTWYQPEWVVKQGQLLSLSVRLKPPHGVHNAAGFDYQRWLISEAIVATGYVKQIKLIGTDIDWRQSTFDYLQQQFANLTHKDLMIGLLMGERSLMESSRWDVLKQTGTAHLLAVSGLHLGLVFIWCYWLLRLLLRPFAYLLTSNLDNLALIVAIVITWLFCALTGFSLPGIRAAIFISCFALFGLLGWHIGLACRFLFAVSLVLIALPTSPLSLSFWLSFYAAGFIVFLLWYFKWHLKLKRWDKLKRFILLQLWLSIGLIPIQILFFQHLPYLSIVANLIAIPLLSLVVLPSLLLAGGLDFFVIQLETLTWFDLELLKRLVDIGYQLSHVLLDILWQWLYLIAQLDLATASVSSKYLKFLWFFVIALLLLKLPMSKKTTCYLLTIPISFLLLALAHPKKLYWQLDMLDVGQGLAVLITRDQQSILYDTGDAYRSGFNLFEAVVEPNLTELNSDLIGVVVSHADKDHAGGLNVIREKYPNLPIWQGQHGCADFAKMNKLGLNWQYLPVMDKQAGIDSNNSSCVFKVTGLNHSVLLTGDIEKETEKNLLKNYAHLLPSDVLLVPHHGSKTSSTPEFINQVNPKISLNSAGLFNRFGHPSSEIEKRYQQQQVLFLNTATQGQIQIQFKADSILWGTYTKNLWRPWHSKIWRSANSYF, encoded by the coding sequence ATGGAAGCGTTACTGCTGGCTTTTATCAGCGGCAATTTTTTGGCAAACGTATTTCCGACTTTACTCTCGGTTAATGAATGCGTTGTGACAATTGCGATTATATTGGTACTGCTTCAGCAAGGCTTGTTTCGTGCCGCAGCCTGCTTAATTGGGTTTGTCACTGTATCAGTTGCAATGATACTTCAACTAGCCTGGCAACCGACTCAACTCGATATCTCTACTGATATTAACATAACAGGTCGGGTCAGCACACTGGTTAAATCAGAAAAACAGCAAGTTAGATTTAATTTATTGCTAGATTGTGTGCAAAATCCCAGTCTGGGATCTATTCAAACGCCAGCTTTAAGCAAAGACACTTGCCCAGAGCCTCTTCAAGAAAAATTTCAAGAGACTGCTCAATCATTTTTAATTAAACCGAAAGTGAGACTCACTTGGTATCAACCCGAATGGGTGGTTAAACAAGGCCAATTATTGTCGTTAAGTGTGCGTTTAAAACCACCACATGGCGTGCACAATGCCGCTGGATTTGATTATCAGCGTTGGTTAATAAGTGAAGCCATTGTAGCGACAGGCTATGTTAAGCAAATAAAATTAATTGGCACAGATATAGATTGGCGGCAAAGCACATTCGATTATTTGCAGCAGCAATTTGCAAATTTAACTCATAAAGATTTGATGATTGGTTTACTAATGGGCGAGCGGTCACTCATGGAATCGAGTCGCTGGGATGTATTAAAACAAACGGGGACAGCTCATTTATTAGCTGTGTCTGGATTGCATTTAGGATTAGTGTTTATTTGGTGTTATTGGTTGCTGCGTTTATTACTTAGACCATTCGCTTATTTGCTAACCAGTAATTTAGATAACCTAGCTTTAATTGTTGCAATTGTGATTACTTGGTTATTTTGTGCACTAACGGGCTTTTCTTTACCAGGTATTCGAGCTGCCATTTTTATTAGCTGTTTTGCCCTATTCGGTTTATTAGGATGGCATATTGGTTTGGCTTGTCGGTTTTTGTTTGCGGTGAGTTTAGTTTTAATTGCATTGCCGACAAGCCCGTTATCATTATCATTTTGGCTCTCGTTTTATGCCGCCGGGTTTATTGTCTTTTTACTATGGTATTTTAAATGGCATCTTAAATTAAAACGATGGGACAAATTAAAGCGATTTATATTATTGCAATTGTGGTTAAGCATTGGCTTAATTCCTATTCAAATCCTGTTCTTTCAGCACCTGCCATATCTAAGTATTGTCGCTAATTTGATTGCGATTCCTTTATTGAGTTTAGTTGTGTTGCCAAGTTTGTTACTGGCTGGTGGGTTAGACTTTTTCGTGATTCAGTTAGAAACGTTAACTTGGTTTGACTTAGAACTTTTAAAACGTCTTGTTGATATAGGCTATCAATTGAGTCATGTTTTATTAGACATATTGTGGCAATGGCTTTATTTGATTGCTCAACTTGATTTAGCTACAGCGTCAGTTTCATCCAAATATCTAAAATTTTTATGGTTCTTTGTTATTGCATTGCTATTACTTAAATTACCAATGAGCAAAAAAACGACTTGTTATTTATTAACCATCCCTATTAGTTTTTTATTATTGGCTTTAGCGCATCCAAAAAAGCTGTATTGGCAACTAGATATGCTTGATGTTGGGCAAGGTTTAGCGGTATTAATCACGCGAGATCAGCAAAGCATTTTGTATGATACTGGGGATGCTTATCGTTCAGGTTTTAATTTATTTGAAGCGGTTGTTGAACCTAACTTAACAGAGCTTAATAGCGATTTAATCGGCGTAGTGGTGAGTCATGCAGATAAAGACCATGCAGGCGGTTTAAATGTGATTCGTGAAAAATATCCAAATTTACCCATTTGGCAAGGGCAACACGGCTGCGCTGATTTTGCAAAAATGAACAAGTTAGGGCTCAATTGGCAATATCTGCCCGTAATGGATAAGCAAGCTGGTATTGATAGCAATAATAGTTCCTGTGTATTTAAAGTGACGGGGTTGAATCATTCGGTATTGTTAACTGGAGATATCGAAAAAGAGACCGAAAAAAATTTACTTAAAAATTATGCTCATTTATTACCATCGGATGTATTACTGGTGCCTCACCATGGCAGTAAAACGTCATCTACCCCGGAATTTATTAATCAGGTTAATCCTAAAATAAGTTTAAACAGTGCCGGCTTGTTTAACCGGTTTGGGCATCCATCATCTGAGATAGAAAAGCGTTATCAGCAACAACAGGTTTTGTTTTTAAATACCGCGACGCAAGGCCAGATTCAAATCCAGTTTAAAGCCGATTCAATACTGTGGGGTACTTATACTAAAAATTTATGGCGACCTTGGCATAGTAAAATTTGGAGGAGTGCAAATTCCTATTTTTAA
- the msbA gene encoding lipid A export permease/ATP-binding protein MsbA yields MKPKPPLTPVSPDATGPLFKRLFKYIKNYRVGFFLAVVGMIGYSAIDAFFFSQIQTFIDDGLTKKNYDLLFYMGVAIPFVFFLRGLANFIATYSLSWVGTHVVNELRQDVFNHLMKVPVAFHDQNSTGDLIAKITYDIEQVQAASSKALMTLVREGAFVIGLLVVMFYLSWQLSLVFLVIGPIVGVVVKQVSRRFRMVSKRIQKAMGNVTSVSEQMLNGHKVVVMHGAQAIEAERFSQITGKTRQQQMKLVSTRALSVSAIQIIASIALAAVLLIASNKEFLDSLSTGAFTTVLTCMMTLLRPLKLLTTVNSEFQKGMAACASVFELLDINVEDDKGTIETDKVNGKIEFRQLNFSYSGSERLTLSDINLTINAGKTVALVGKSGSGKSTITNLLTRFYEYDSGCILIDDVPIRDYSLSALRHQFALVSQHVILFNDTIANNIAYGMQGKVSRSDIEAAAEAGYVTDFIDQLPLGLDTPIGENGMNLSGGQRQRITIARAILRDAPILILDEATSALDTESERVIQQAVDKLSQNKTVIVIAHRLSTIENADEIVVMDNGRILEKGSHQALLEQNGAYRQIYDIQFVGH; encoded by the coding sequence ATGAAGCCAAAACCGCCATTAACTCCAGTATCTCCTGACGCGACAGGCCCGCTGTTTAAGCGTTTATTCAAATATATTAAAAATTATCGAGTTGGTTTTTTTCTGGCGGTTGTCGGAATGATTGGATATTCAGCCATTGATGCTTTTTTCTTTTCACAGATCCAAACTTTTATTGATGACGGTCTAACCAAAAAAAATTATGACTTATTGTTTTACATGGGGGTCGCTATCCCTTTTGTATTTTTTCTGCGCGGATTAGCAAATTTTATTGCGACTTATAGTTTAAGTTGGGTGGGTACGCACGTCGTTAATGAGTTACGTCAAGATGTATTTAATCATTTAATGAAAGTGCCAGTGGCTTTTCATGATCAAAACTCAACTGGTGATTTAATTGCTAAAATTACTTACGACATAGAGCAAGTACAAGCTGCTTCAAGTAAAGCCTTAATGACATTGGTACGCGAGGGCGCTTTTGTAATTGGCTTATTAGTGGTGATGTTTTATTTAAGCTGGCAATTGTCTTTAGTTTTTTTAGTCATAGGGCCGATCGTTGGCGTGGTTGTTAAGCAGGTTAGCCGCCGTTTTAGAATGGTGAGTAAACGAATTCAAAAGGCGATGGGTAATGTAACTTCGGTTTCAGAGCAAATGTTAAATGGTCATAAAGTTGTTGTTATGCATGGCGCACAAGCAATTGAAGCTGAACGTTTTTCACAAATCACAGGAAAAACACGTCAACAGCAAATGAAACTAGTTAGCACGCGCGCGCTAAGTGTTTCAGCTATTCAAATTATCGCCTCAATCGCTCTTGCTGCAGTGCTGTTAATTGCTAGTAATAAAGAATTTTTAGACAGTTTAAGTACTGGCGCATTTACAACCGTCCTGACTTGCATGATGACATTGCTACGCCCACTTAAATTATTGACCACAGTAAATAGTGAATTTCAAAAAGGGATGGCCGCGTGCGCTAGTGTATTTGAGCTTTTAGATATTAATGTTGAAGATGATAAAGGCACAATTGAAACTGATAAAGTGAACGGGAAAATTGAATTTAGACAGCTTAACTTTTCGTATTCGGGCAGTGAACGCCTTACCTTAAGCGATATTAATTTAACGATTAATGCGGGTAAAACAGTCGCTCTGGTGGGTAAATCTGGCAGTGGTAAATCGACAATAACCAATTTATTAACTCGGTTTTATGAGTATGATTCAGGTTGTATATTAATTGATGATGTACCAATTCGAGATTATAGTTTATCGGCGCTAAGGCACCAATTTGCGCTTGTGTCTCAACATGTTATTTTGTTTAATGATACGATAGCCAATAACATTGCGTATGGTATGCAAGGCAAAGTAAGCCGGTCAGATATTGAAGCTGCAGCCGAGGCTGGTTATGTTACGGATTTTATTGATCAATTACCACTTGGTTTAGATACACCTATTGGCGAAAACGGCATGAATTTATCGGGCGGTCAGCGACAAAGAATTACCATAGCCCGTGCTATTTTAAGAGATGCCCCAATATTAATTTTAGATGAAGCTACATCGGCCTTAGATACAGAATCAGAACGAGTTATTCAGCAAGCCGTAGATAAACTCAGCCAAAATAAAACCGTTATTGTGATCGCACACCGTTTATCGACTATTGAAAATGCGGATGAAATTGTAGTGATGGATAATGGCCGGATTCTTGAAAAGGGGAGCCACCAAGCTCTATTAGAGCAAAATGGGGCCTACCGACAAATTTATGATATCCAATTTGTAGGTCACTAA